A single Micromonospora sp. CCTCC AA 2012012 DNA region contains:
- a CDS encoding SGNH/GDSL hydrolase family protein → MPRRWVAAVACLAALVALACDGGGTASPRPSDGTPRPGGPAVMAALGDSITTGFGSCLVLIACLRNSWSTGNGSRVESHYQRLHDQNPQLRADNHAEPGARAAELTGQAEAAVRDRADYVTVLIGANDACRGEVDSMTPVATFRTRVDQGLRVLRKGRPKARVLVVSIPDLYRLWEVGHTEPRAVRAWSHGVCPALLADPTSTAPAAVARRASFRQRIDDYNAQLRAACRAYGSRCRYDNGAVHRLRFGLDLVNTLDWFHPNATGQDRLAEVSWPAAGWSH, encoded by the coding sequence ATGCCTCGACGTTGGGTCGCCGCCGTCGCCTGCCTCGCGGCCCTGGTGGCGCTCGCCTGCGACGGGGGCGGGACCGCCTCCCCCCGCCCGTCGGACGGCACGCCACGCCCCGGCGGCCCCGCGGTGATGGCCGCGCTCGGCGACTCGATCACCACCGGCTTCGGCTCCTGCCTGGTGCTGATCGCCTGCCTGCGCAACTCCTGGTCCACCGGGAACGGCTCCCGGGTGGAGAGCCACTACCAGCGGCTGCACGACCAGAATCCGCAGCTGCGGGCCGACAACCACGCCGAGCCGGGGGCCCGGGCGGCCGAGCTGACCGGGCAGGCCGAGGCGGCGGTCCGGGACCGGGCCGACTACGTGACCGTGCTGATCGGCGCGAACGACGCCTGTCGCGGTGAGGTGGACTCGATGACCCCGGTGGCGACCTTCCGGACCCGGGTCGACCAGGGGCTGCGCGTGCTGCGTAAGGGCCGCCCGAAGGCGCGGGTGCTGGTGGTGAGCATCCCCGACCTCTACCGGCTCTGGGAGGTCGGGCACACCGAGCCCCGCGCCGTCCGCGCCTGGTCGCACGGCGTCTGCCCGGCGCTGCTGGCCGACCCCACCTCGACGGCACCCGCGGCGGTGGCCCGGCGCGCCTCGTTCCGCCAGCGCATCGACGACTACAACGCCCAGCTCCGCGCCGCCTGCCGGGCGTACGGCAGCCGCTGCCGCTATGACAACGGCGCCGTGCACCGGCTCCGCTTCGGCCTCGACCTGGTCAACACCCTCGACTGGTTCCACCCGAACGCCACCGGCCAGGACCGCCTCGCCGAGGTGAGCTGGCCGGCCGCCGGCTGGTCCCACTAG
- a CDS encoding UBP-type zinc finger domain-containing protein: protein MSCPHLAEPGLAEPKTPDECPDCVAVGNDDWVHLRACLSCGHVGCCDSSPYQHATKHFESSGHPVIRSIQPGESWRWCYVDEEIG from the coding sequence ATGAGCTGTCCGCATCTGGCCGAGCCGGGCCTGGCCGAGCCGAAGACCCCCGACGAGTGCCCGGACTGCGTGGCCGTCGGCAACGACGACTGGGTGCACCTGCGCGCCTGCCTGAGCTGCGGGCACGTCGGCTGCTGCGACTCCTCGCCCTACCAGCACGCGACGAAGCACTTCGAGTCGAGCGGGCACCCGGTGATCCGGTCCATCCAGCCGGGGGAGTCCTGGCGCTGGTGCTACGTCGACGAGGAGATCGGCTGA
- a CDS encoding EcsC family protein: MTDPVPVDPTVPTPPAAPQDAPEAPPATLWDRMRDDPQYAPEHLALEAVRRLGPEAAQWVARERAARPGVAADELADQAVRRFVNRARLSGAVSGAAGLPGAVIDIGVLAWTQARLVLHVAAAYGVDPTHQDRATDLLVLQKVHKVAESARLALGVAAGRERAGALFGLAGERPLGRVMLQLGVRLAQMAGVRAAKRIVAKVVPGAAIVLGTWANSSATKDLADRARALYRGGPEHLPQQRRP; the protein is encoded by the coding sequence GTGACCGACCCCGTACCCGTCGACCCGACCGTTCCCACCCCGCCGGCCGCGCCGCAGGACGCCCCCGAGGCGCCGCCGGCCACCCTCTGGGACCGGATGCGGGACGACCCGCAGTACGCCCCGGAACACCTGGCCCTGGAGGCGGTCCGCCGGCTCGGGCCGGAGGCCGCCCAGTGGGTCGCCCGGGAACGCGCGGCCCGGCCCGGTGTGGCCGCCGACGAACTGGCCGACCAGGCGGTCCGTCGGTTCGTCAACCGGGCCCGGCTCTCCGGTGCGGTCTCCGGTGCGGCGGGGCTGCCCGGCGCGGTCATCGACATCGGCGTGCTGGCCTGGACCCAGGCCCGGCTGGTGCTGCACGTCGCCGCCGCGTACGGCGTCGACCCGACGCACCAGGACCGGGCGACCGACCTGCTGGTGCTGCAGAAGGTGCACAAGGTCGCCGAGAGCGCGCGGCTGGCCCTCGGGGTGGCCGCCGGGCGGGAACGCGCCGGGGCGCTCTTCGGGCTGGCCGGTGAGCGCCCGCTGGGGCGGGTGATGCTCCAGCTCGGCGTCCGGCTGGCGCAGATGGCCGGGGTCCGGGCCGCCAAGCGGATCGTCGCCAAGGTGGTGCCCGGGGCGGCGATCGTCCTCGGCACCTGGGCCAACTCGTCGGCCACCAAGGACCTCGCCGACCGGGCCCGCGCCCTCTACCGGGGCGGCCCGGAACACCTCCCGCAGCAGCGCCGCCCCTGA
- a CDS encoding HAD family hydrolase has translation MALILPPGDFRAYLFDCDGTIVDSMPVHHRAWCAALDEWGCPFPEDLFYAWGGRPVADIVVDLNARHGLAMPVDVVAHRREEHYQRFLPELTAVPEVLAHLDQAYGRVPFAVVSGSTRESVTASLTALGLLDRFETLVCAGDYARAKPDPECFLLAARHLGVPPEHCLVFEDTDLGVRAATAAGMASVRVPHPSERAAGARPR, from the coding sequence ACGGCACCATCGTCGACTCGATGCCGGTGCACCACCGCGCCTGGTGCGCGGCGCTGGACGAGTGGGGCTGCCCGTTCCCCGAGGACCTCTTCTACGCCTGGGGCGGCCGGCCGGTCGCCGACATCGTGGTCGACCTCAATGCGCGGCACGGGCTGGCCATGCCGGTCGACGTGGTGGCCCACCGCCGCGAGGAGCACTACCAGCGTTTCCTGCCCGAGCTGACCGCCGTGCCGGAGGTGCTGGCGCACCTCGACCAGGCGTACGGGCGGGTGCCGTTCGCGGTCGTCTCGGGCAGCACCCGCGAGTCGGTCACCGCCTCGCTGACCGCGCTCGGGCTGCTCGACCGGTTCGAGACGCTGGTCTGCGCCGGGGACTACGCCCGCGCCAAGCCCGACCCGGAGTGTTTCCTGCTGGCCGCGCGGCACCTCGGCGTACCGCCCGAGCACTGCCTGGTCTTCGAGGACACCGACCTCGGCGTGCGGGCCGCCACGGCGGCGGGCATGGCGTCGGTCCGCGTACCGCACCCGTCGGAGCGGGCGGCGGGGGCACGTCCGAGGTGA
- a CDS encoding proteasome assembly chaperone family protein, whose amino-acid sequence MLDPHELYELSDELSDLGQPVLIQALTGFVDAGSATRLAREQLLTSLEGRPIARFDVDQLFDYRSRRPVMTFVEDHWADYDAPQLELHLLHDDDETPFLLLTGPEPDLQWERFVAAVGALAARLDVRLTVGLNSIPMAVPHTRPAGVTAHATRRELISGYEPWLQRVQVPAGVGHLLEYRFGEQGRDALGFAAHVPHYVAQAEYPAAAEALLAAVSRSSGLLLPRDGLRSAAEVVRVEIDRQVAQTDEAATLVQALEEQYDAFARGRGEKNLLAAETGPLPTADELGAELERFLAEQTHPGDTPGT is encoded by the coding sequence GTGCTCGACCCACATGAGCTCTACGAACTCAGCGACGAGCTGTCCGACCTCGGTCAGCCGGTGCTGATCCAGGCCCTCACGGGCTTCGTCGACGCGGGCAGTGCGACCCGGCTGGCCCGGGAGCAGCTGCTCACCTCCCTCGAGGGCCGTCCGATCGCCCGGTTCGACGTCGACCAGCTCTTCGACTACCGCTCCCGGCGGCCCGTGATGACCTTCGTCGAGGACCACTGGGCGGACTACGACGCCCCGCAGCTGGAGCTGCACCTGCTGCACGACGACGACGAGACGCCCTTCCTGCTGCTCACCGGCCCCGAGCCGGACCTGCAGTGGGAGCGGTTCGTGGCCGCCGTCGGCGCCCTCGCCGCCCGGCTGGACGTCCGGCTCACCGTCGGGCTGAACTCGATCCCGATGGCGGTGCCGCACACCCGCCCGGCCGGGGTGACCGCACACGCCACCCGGCGGGAGCTGATCTCCGGCTACGAGCCCTGGCTGCAACGGGTGCAGGTCCCCGCCGGCGTCGGCCACCTGCTCGAATACCGCTTCGGTGAGCAGGGCCGGGACGCTCTCGGGTTTGCCGCCCACGTGCCGCACTACGTGGCCCAGGCCGAATACCCGGCCGCCGCCGAGGCGCTGCTCGCCGCCGTCTCCCGCAGCTCCGGGCTGCTGCTGCCGCGCGACGGGCTGCGCAGCGCCGCCGAGGTGGTCCGGGTGGAGATCGACCGGCAGGTCGCCCAGACCGACGAGGCGGCCACCCTGGTCCAGGCCCTGGAGGAGCAGTACGACGCCTTCGCCCGGGGCCGCGGCGAGAAGAACCTGCTGGCCGCCGAGACGGGCCCGCTGCCCACCGCCGACGAACTCGGCGCCGAGCTGGAACGCTTCCTGGCCGAGCAGACCCACCCGGGCGACACCCCGGGCACCTGA
- a CDS encoding TIGR03885 family FMN-dependent LLM class oxidoreductase, producing MTVFGFHASHEQIHPAELLKAVVHAERAGFDAAMSSDHFSPWSARQGQSGFAWSWLGAALQATNLPFGVVNAPGQRYHPAIIAQAIGTLGAMYPGRFWAALGTGEASNEHITGDGWPRKELRNARLRECVDVIRALLAGEEVSHDGLVTVDRAKLWTRPEQPPALIGAAVSVATARWCAEWADGLITVNAPVDHLRQMIDAYRDAGGRGPLHLQVHVSWAPDQAEAEAIAYDQWRSNVFAPPVCWDLDTAEHFDTVSEDVPLEKVTSTVNVSADPGRHVGWLEEYLELGFDQIALHHVGQEQRAFIDTFGTEVLPKLRTTG from the coding sequence ATGACGGTGTTCGGTTTCCACGCCTCGCACGAGCAGATCCATCCGGCCGAGCTGCTGAAGGCGGTGGTCCACGCCGAGCGGGCCGGCTTCGACGCCGCCATGTCCTCGGACCACTTCTCGCCGTGGAGCGCCCGGCAGGGCCAGTCCGGGTTCGCCTGGTCCTGGCTCGGTGCCGCGCTCCAGGCCACCAACCTGCCGTTCGGCGTGGTCAACGCGCCCGGTCAGCGCTACCACCCGGCGATCATCGCGCAGGCCATCGGCACCCTCGGCGCCATGTACCCGGGCCGGTTCTGGGCGGCGCTGGGCACCGGCGAGGCGAGCAACGAGCACATCACCGGCGACGGCTGGCCGCGCAAGGAGCTGCGCAACGCCCGGCTGCGCGAGTGCGTCGACGTCATCCGGGCCCTGCTGGCCGGCGAGGAGGTCAGCCACGACGGGCTGGTCACCGTGGACCGGGCGAAGCTCTGGACCCGCCCCGAGCAGCCGCCGGCGCTGATCGGCGCGGCGGTCAGCGTCGCCACCGCCCGCTGGTGCGCCGAGTGGGCCGACGGCCTGATCACCGTCAACGCGCCCGTGGACCACCTGCGGCAGATGATCGACGCGTACCGGGACGCCGGTGGCCGGGGGCCGCTGCACCTCCAGGTGCACGTCAGCTGGGCGCCCGACCAGGCCGAGGCCGAGGCGATCGCGTACGACCAGTGGCGCAGCAACGTCTTCGCCCCGCCGGTCTGCTGGGACCTGGACACCGCCGAGCACTTCGACACCGTCAGCGAGGACGTGCCGCTGGAAAAGGTCACCTCCACGGTCAACGTCTCCGCCGACCCGGGCCGGCACGTCGGCTGGCTGGAGGAGTACCTGGAACTGGGCTTCGACCAGATCGCCCTGCACCACGTCGGGCAGGAGCAGCGGGCGTTCATCGACACCTTCGGCACCGAGGTGCTGCCGAAACTGCGGACGACCGGCTGA
- a CDS encoding peptidase M23, protein MRDDGTLDDQHGLGGSADRSDDTHSTEQPATASRLLDLGSLRTRLGDLSNPFAARPGRTRMAAATGLVCCLGLMGFAQVRADAGDSPVPDQRAEIAQRAEPQVASRGEQRPSTAPVTPTASPVNPDVSPSATTKPRPKVKPKPKVKHRPKRIAPVAGLDRAQMDNATAIVRAGREMGVPRRGLVIAVATAMQESNLYNYASGVLPESQNYPHQAIGWDNDSVGLFQQRPSSGWGSVADLMQPAYATRQFLSALEEVPGWQDLPLTVAAQLVQVSAFPDAYAQHEWRAEEVVDAILG, encoded by the coding sequence ATGCGTGACGACGGCACCCTCGACGACCAGCACGGCCTCGGCGGTTCGGCTGACCGTTCGGACGATACCCACTCCACCGAACAGCCCGCCACCGCTTCCCGGCTCCTCGACCTCGGATCCCTGCGTACCCGCCTCGGCGACCTCTCTAACCCCTTCGCCGCCCGGCCCGGGCGCACCCGGATGGCCGCCGCCACCGGCCTGGTCTGCTGCCTCGGACTGATGGGCTTCGCCCAGGTCCGGGCCGACGCCGGGGATTCCCCCGTCCCCGACCAGCGGGCCGAGATCGCCCAGCGGGCCGAGCCCCAGGTCGCCTCCCGTGGCGAGCAGCGCCCCTCCACCGCCCCGGTGACCCCGACCGCCTCGCCGGTCAACCCGGACGTCTCGCCGTCGGCGACGACGAAGCCCAGGCCGAAGGTCAAGCCGAAGCCGAAGGTCAAGCACCGGCCGAAGCGGATCGCTCCCGTCGCCGGGCTCGACCGGGCCCAGATGGACAACGCCACGGCGATCGTGCGGGCCGGCCGGGAGATGGGCGTGCCGCGCCGCGGCCTGGTCATCGCCGTCGCCACCGCGATGCAGGAGAGCAACCTCTACAACTACGCCAGCGGGGTGCTGCCGGAGTCGCAGAACTACCCGCACCAGGCCATCGGCTGGGACAACGACTCCGTCGGGCTGTTCCAGCAGCGGCCCAGCAGCGGCTGGGGTTCGGTGGCCGACCTGATGCAGCCCGCGTACGCCACCCGGCAGTTCCTCAGCGCGCTGGAGGAGGTCCCCGGCTGGCAGGACCTGCCGCTGACCGTGGCCGCCCAGCTGGTGCAGGTCTCCGCCTTCCCCGACGCGTACGCCCAGCACGAGTGGCGGGCCGAAGAGGTGGTCGACGCCATCCTGGGCTGA
- a CDS encoding GNAT family N-acetyltransferase: MEDRLTIRAGGPADAGHVLRLFDVAIAWLAARGRTGQWGSAPASTDPARIAQAQAWAGGGGLHLALRDDTVVGALVVGTATAYVPPATEPELYVNLLLTDRAHAGLGIGARLLAYAGELARDRGLVLLRVDCYRGDDRALVRFYERCGFTATDPFTVERPGRAPWPGQVLARRLD, translated from the coding sequence ATGGAGGACCGCCTCACCATCCGGGCCGGCGGGCCGGCGGACGCCGGCCACGTGCTGCGGCTCTTCGACGTCGCCATCGCCTGGCTGGCCGCGCGCGGCCGGACCGGCCAGTGGGGCAGCGCGCCGGCCTCGACCGACCCGGCCCGGATCGCCCAGGCGCAGGCGTGGGCCGGCGGTGGCGGCCTGCACCTGGCGCTGCGCGACGACACCGTGGTGGGCGCGCTGGTGGTGGGCACGGCGACGGCGTACGTGCCACCGGCCACCGAGCCGGAGCTGTACGTGAACCTGCTGCTCACCGACCGCGCGCACGCCGGCCTGGGGATCGGCGCGCGGCTGCTGGCGTACGCCGGGGAGCTGGCCCGCGACCGTGGCCTGGTGCTGCTGCGGGTGGACTGTTACCGGGGCGACGACCGGGCCCTGGTGCGCTTCTACGAGCGGTGCGGCTTCACCGCCACCGACCCGTTCACCGTCGAGCGGCCGGGCCGCGCACCGTGGCCGGGCCAGGTGCTCGCCCGACGGCTGGACTGA
- a CDS encoding DUF6343 family protein yields MTRSQPRRARGTVGHAYSALNLRLALAAFGLVTMTVFAVWAFRVHVAWLGVLCALFAVVAVVDLVVVQRRRVARRREEPGAHHSLFE; encoded by the coding sequence ATGACGAGATCGCAGCCCCGGCGTGCCCGCGGCACGGTCGGCCACGCGTACAGCGCCCTGAACCTCCGGCTGGCGCTGGCGGCGTTCGGCCTGGTCACCATGACCGTCTTCGCGGTGTGGGCGTTCCGGGTCCACGTGGCGTGGCTCGGCGTGCTCTGCGCCCTGTTCGCCGTCGTGGCCGTGGTCGACCTGGTCGTCGTCCAGCGCCGTCGGGTCGCCCGCCGTCGCGAGGAGCCGGGCGCGCACCACTCGCTCTTCGAGTGA
- a CDS encoding exodeoxyribonuclease III has product MRLATWNVNSVKSRLPRLLDWLASTEPDVVCLQETKCPDGAFPVAEVGELGYEVASHSDGRWNGVAVLSRVGLADVAVGFPDEPGFPEPEARAISATCGGVRVWSIYVPNGRSPDDPHYVYKLAWFAALRDALEPELAGALPLAVCGDFNVAPTDADVWDPAVFVTSTHVTPAERAALAALRDLGLSDVVPTPMKGPHPYTYWDYRAGMFHQNKGMRIDLVYASAPFARAVRSAYVDREARKGKGPSDHAPIVVDAELVPAVESF; this is encoded by the coding sequence ATGCGCCTGGCGACCTGGAACGTCAACTCGGTGAAGTCCCGCCTGCCCCGGCTGCTCGACTGGCTGGCCAGCACGGAGCCCGACGTCGTCTGCCTGCAGGAGACCAAGTGCCCCGACGGGGCGTTCCCGGTCGCCGAGGTGGGCGAGCTGGGCTACGAGGTGGCCAGCCACAGCGACGGCCGGTGGAACGGGGTGGCCGTGCTGTCCCGGGTGGGGCTGGCCGACGTGGCCGTCGGCTTCCCCGACGAGCCCGGCTTCCCCGAGCCCGAGGCCCGGGCCATCTCGGCCACCTGCGGCGGGGTACGCGTCTGGTCGATCTACGTCCCCAACGGCCGCTCCCCCGACGACCCGCACTACGTCTACAAGCTGGCCTGGTTCGCCGCCCTGCGGGACGCGCTGGAGCCGGAGCTGGCCGGCGCGCTGCCGCTCGCGGTCTGCGGGGACTTCAACGTCGCCCCGACCGATGCCGACGTCTGGGACCCGGCGGTCTTCGTCACCTCCACCCACGTCACCCCCGCCGAGCGGGCCGCCCTCGCGGCGCTGCGCGACCTGGGCCTCAGTGACGTGGTGCCCACCCCGATGAAGGGCCCGCACCCCTACACCTACTGGGACTACCGGGCCGGCATGTTCCACCAGAACAAGGGCATGCGGATCGACCTGGTCTACGCCTCCGCCCCGTTCGCCCGCGCGGTCCGCTCCGCGTACGTGGACCGGGAGGCGCGCAAGGGCAAGGGCCCGTCGGACCACGCCCCGATCGTGGTCGACGCGGAGCTGGTGCCGGCCGTCGAGTCGTTCTGA
- a CDS encoding Na+/H+ antiporter — MEALFEVVVVLAIATFGAALARRLGLLAPILLVVLGLALSFVPGFPQIRLDPDLVLVGILPPLLYVAALETSVPAFKLNLRPILLLAVGLVIFTAFVVGTVLHLFLPDLPYAICLALGAVVAPPDAVAATAVARRVGLPRRIVTILEGESLVNDATALVLLRVAIVAATATGGGVSVGEVGREVLVATGGGILVGLLGVVVFGFLHKRITDPVLDNALSLIVPFAVVFAAEEIHASGVVAVVVTGLGIGHKMPLLMSAESRLQIGAFWRLTRFLLEGLVFLLVGLQLREVVRDLNEPFGFLAGITAAVVAAVFLARFVWLFPATYLARLVPRVRHRDPAPPVQVPIVIGWAGMRGVVTLAAALALPLTLAADRPYQRQLFIWLAFAVIVVTLVGQGATLPAVARRLRIPADDPVQDALSAAAVQQQASRAARERLDALAEGAPPAVVERLRGLVQNRTNLAWERLGGTDRETPSQAYGRLRQEMIDAEREVFRAARDSGRIPEEALVRAYRDLDLEESLLRQVTDE, encoded by the coding sequence ATGGAAGCTCTCTTCGAGGTCGTGGTCGTCCTGGCGATCGCGACGTTCGGTGCGGCGCTGGCCCGACGGCTGGGCCTGCTCGCGCCGATCCTGCTGGTCGTCCTCGGCCTCGCCCTCTCCTTCGTCCCCGGCTTCCCGCAGATCCGCCTCGACCCCGACCTGGTGCTGGTGGGCATCCTGCCGCCGCTGCTCTATGTGGCGGCCCTGGAGACGTCGGTGCCGGCGTTCAAGCTCAACCTGCGCCCGATCCTGCTGCTCGCCGTCGGGCTGGTGATCTTCACCGCCTTCGTGGTGGGCACCGTGCTGCACCTGTTCCTGCCCGACCTGCCGTACGCCATCTGCCTGGCCCTCGGCGCGGTGGTCGCGCCGCCCGACGCGGTCGCCGCCACCGCGGTGGCCCGGCGGGTCGGGCTGCCCCGCCGGATCGTCACCATCCTGGAGGGGGAGAGCCTGGTCAACGACGCGACCGCGCTGGTGCTGCTGCGGGTCGCGATCGTCGCGGCCACCGCCACCGGCGGCGGGGTGAGCGTCGGCGAGGTGGGCCGCGAGGTGCTGGTCGCCACCGGCGGCGGCATCCTGGTCGGCCTGCTCGGCGTGGTCGTCTTCGGGTTCCTGCACAAGCGGATCACCGACCCGGTGCTGGACAACGCGCTGTCGCTGATCGTGCCCTTCGCGGTGGTCTTCGCCGCCGAGGAGATCCACGCCTCCGGGGTGGTCGCCGTGGTGGTGACCGGGCTGGGCATCGGCCACAAGATGCCGCTGCTGATGTCCGCCGAGTCCCGGCTCCAGATCGGCGCGTTCTGGCGGCTCACCCGCTTCCTGCTGGAAGGGCTGGTCTTCCTGCTGGTCGGCCTGCAACTGCGCGAGGTGGTCCGCGACCTGAACGAGCCGTTCGGCTTCCTGGCCGGCATCACGGCCGCGGTGGTCGCGGCGGTCTTCCTGGCCCGGTTCGTCTGGCTCTTCCCCGCCACCTACCTGGCGCGGCTCGTGCCCCGGGTCCGCCACCGGGACCCGGCCCCGCCGGTGCAGGTGCCGATCGTCATCGGCTGGGCCGGCATGCGCGGCGTGGTCACCCTCGCCGCCGCGCTCGCCCTGCCGCTCACCCTGGCCGCCGACCGCCCCTACCAGCGGCAGCTGTTCATCTGGCTCGCCTTCGCGGTGATCGTGGTGACGCTGGTCGGGCAGGGCGCCACCCTGCCCGCCGTCGCCCGGCGGCTCAGGATCCCGGCCGACGACCCGGTGCAGGACGCGCTGTCGGCCGCCGCGGTGCAGCAGCAGGCCAGCCGGGCCGCCCGGGAACGCCTCGACGCGCTCGCCGAGGGGGCGCCCCCGGCCGTCGTGGAGCGGCTGCGCGGGCTCGTGCAGAACCGCACCAACCTGGCCTGGGAGCGGTTGGGGGGCACCGACCGGGAGACCCCGTCCCAGGCGTACGGTCGGCTGCGGCAGGAGATGATCGACGCCGAGCGGGAGGTGTTCCGGGCCGCCCGCGACTCGGGCCGGATCCCCGAGGAGGCGCTGGTCCGGGCCTACCGTGACCTGGACCTGGAGGAGTCGTTGCTGCGCCAGGTGACCGACGAGTGA
- a CDS encoding NADP-dependent succinic semialdehyde dehydrogenase translates to MSIATTNPATGQVLKSYDPMSDEQIDAAIARADQAFRQLHGTSVAQRGQWLTAAADLLDAECDETARLMTTEMGKTYAAAKAEVTKCATACRFYAAHAERMLADEPADAGAVKARRAFVRYQPIGPVLAVMPWNFPLWQVMRFAAPALMAGNTGLLKHASNVPQTALYLEDVFRRAGFPEGAFSTLLVGSDAVDRILSDPRVRAATLTGSEGAGRSIAQIAGRELKKTVLELGGSDPFVVMPSADLDKAAEVATTARCQNNGQSCIAAKRFIVHTDVFDAFAEKFAARMSALRVGDPMDADTDVGPLASERGRDEIHAQVQDAVDNGATILCGGEKPDGEGWYYPPTVVTDLRPEMRMWSEEVFGPVAGLYRASSYEEAIEIANGTSFGLGSNAWTTDPAEQERFATDLDAGNVFINGMTTSYPELPFGGVKNSGYGRELSAVGMREFCNTKTVWIGEGEAGAGAGAHSE, encoded by the coding sequence ATGTCCATCGCCACCACCAACCCCGCCACCGGACAGGTGCTGAAGTCGTACGACCCGATGTCGGACGAGCAGATCGACGCCGCCATCGCCCGGGCCGACCAGGCCTTCCGCCAGCTGCACGGCACCTCCGTCGCCCAGCGGGGGCAGTGGCTCACCGCCGCGGCCGACCTGCTCGACGCCGAGTGCGACGAGACCGCCCGGCTGATGACCACCGAGATGGGCAAGACGTACGCGGCGGCGAAGGCGGAGGTGACCAAGTGCGCCACCGCCTGCCGCTTCTATGCCGCCCACGCCGAGCGGATGCTCGCCGACGAGCCCGCCGACGCCGGGGCGGTCAAGGCGCGGCGGGCGTTCGTCCGCTACCAGCCGATCGGACCGGTCCTCGCGGTGATGCCGTGGAACTTCCCGCTCTGGCAGGTCATGCGCTTCGCCGCGCCGGCCCTGATGGCCGGCAACACCGGGCTGCTCAAGCACGCCTCCAACGTGCCGCAGACGGCGCTCTATCTGGAGGACGTGTTCCGCCGGGCCGGCTTCCCGGAGGGCGCCTTCAGCACCCTGCTGGTCGGCTCCGACGCGGTGGACCGCATCCTCAGCGACCCCCGGGTCCGGGCCGCCACGCTCACCGGCAGCGAGGGGGCCGGCCGCTCGATCGCCCAGATCGCCGGCCGTGAGTTGAAGAAGACCGTGCTGGAACTGGGCGGCAGCGACCCGTTCGTGGTGATGCCCTCGGCCGACCTGGACAAGGCCGCCGAGGTGGCCACCACCGCCCGCTGCCAGAACAACGGACAGTCCTGCATCGCCGCGAAGCGGTTCATCGTGCACACCGACGTCTTCGACGCCTTCGCCGAGAAGTTCGCCGCCCGGATGTCGGCGCTGCGCGTCGGTGACCCGATGGACGCCGACACCGACGTCGGGCCGCTGGCCAGCGAACGCGGCCGGGACGAGATCCACGCCCAGGTGCAGGACGCGGTGGACAACGGCGCGACCATCCTCTGCGGCGGCGAGAAGCCCGACGGCGAGGGCTGGTACTACCCGCCGACCGTCGTCACCGACCTGCGGCCGGAGATGCGGATGTGGTCCGAGGAGGTCTTCGGCCCGGTCGCCGGCCTCTACCGAGCGTCGTCGTACGAGGAGGCGATCGAGATCGCCAACGGCACCAGCTTCGGGCTGGGCTCCAACGCCTGGACCACCGACCCCGCCGAGCAGGAGCGCTTCGCCACCGACCTCGACGCCGGGAACGTCTTCATCAACGGCATGACCACGTCCTATCCGGAACTGCCGTTCGGCGGCGTGAAGAACTCCGGCTACGGCCGCGAGCTGTCGGCCGTCGGCATGCGGGAGTTCTGCAACACCAAGACCGTCTGGATCGGCGAGGGTGAGGCCGGCGCGGGCGCCGGCGCGCACTCCGAGTAG
- a CDS encoding antibiotic biosynthesis monooxygenase, giving the protein MTTTHAVPVTVAIARRADPARAHEMVAWMRAGTGLAETFPGFLGAGWVQNAPGSPEWHMLYRFADHETLSRWEESPQRHWWLTSAQGIVEHTRVERRTGIEGWFDPPADHVVEVLPAGDAEPAVPVTPPRWKQAVTIWLAFFPLSLTATLLTARFIADVPLALRTLLMTLCLTPLMTYLVLPRITRALHWWLHGQPAPWRARRA; this is encoded by the coding sequence ATGACCACGACCCACGCGGTACCGGTGACCGTCGCCATCGCCCGGCGCGCGGATCCCGCCCGCGCCCACGAGATGGTGGCCTGGATGCGGGCCGGCACCGGGCTGGCCGAGACCTTTCCCGGTTTCCTCGGCGCCGGCTGGGTGCAGAACGCGCCCGGCTCGCCGGAGTGGCACATGCTCTACCGCTTCGCCGACCACGAGACGCTGAGCCGGTGGGAGGAGTCCCCGCAGCGGCACTGGTGGCTCACCTCGGCGCAGGGCATCGTCGAGCACACCCGGGTGGAGCGCCGCACCGGCATCGAGGGCTGGTTCGACCCGCCGGCCGACCACGTGGTGGAGGTGCTGCCCGCCGGGGACGCCGAGCCGGCCGTGCCGGTCACCCCGCCCCGGTGGAAGCAGGCGGTGACGATCTGGCTGGCGTTCTTTCCGTTGAGCCTGACCGCGACGCTGCTCACCGCCCGTTTCATCGCCGACGTCCCACTGGCGCTGCGGACCCTGCTGATGACGCTCTGCCTGACCCCGCTGATGACCTACCTGGTGCTGCCCCGGATCACCCGGGCGCTGCACTGGTGGTTGCACGGGCAGCCGGCGCCGTGGCGTGCCCGGCGCGCATAG